The Burkholderia pyrrocinia genome includes a region encoding these proteins:
- a CDS encoding tripartite tricarboxylate transporter permease, translating to MDALLHAFPAAFAMGLLGAIVFSGIGLISGTDETTTIAPLTLLVALLGVPPAGVFTFFLAGAVAKHITHSIPTALLGIPGDTMAAPLLQQATLLRALGVPHIALRKMISGAIVAAFVALPLAVLFASLLAPFGAAIAKAAPWVFLAAAVGIAYFSAGRWASVLLLVPFVMLVVGLQALTGHYGVKLSVSYFLGIAIGPLVADLFSILSPAERRRMRRDGPSTFVLAPDVKSWRGYFPNPLKVLDREQVAWTVGTAAVSSATFVFSPVAMTVLMGEIVGARVRHAYQRLTTVIAARNGVTEATYIAEALIPLIAFGLPLSPVAAGPAAPLFNAPPRFTVDAASGQIHNLHTLMSWPEFLGYGLLSILLAALIAYPLAMHHAHRAASFVAKKLSHEAIIATFAGLIVVIGVWEGQLLGLAVIVTVGLFGGMLSRLFAFNTGVQFMGYYVAVLSVPAIARLF from the coding sequence ATGGACGCGCTGCTGCATGCGTTTCCGGCCGCGTTCGCGATGGGGCTGCTCGGCGCGATCGTGTTCTCCGGCATCGGGCTGATCTCGGGCACCGACGAAACGACCACGATCGCGCCGCTCACGCTGCTCGTCGCGCTGCTCGGCGTGCCGCCCGCCGGCGTGTTCACGTTCTTCCTCGCGGGCGCGGTGGCCAAGCACATCACGCATTCGATCCCGACCGCGCTGCTCGGCATTCCCGGCGACACGATGGCCGCGCCGCTGCTGCAGCAGGCAACGCTGCTGCGCGCGCTCGGCGTGCCGCACATCGCGTTGCGCAAGATGATCTCCGGCGCGATCGTCGCCGCATTCGTCGCGCTGCCGCTCGCCGTGCTGTTCGCGTCGCTGCTCGCGCCGTTCGGCGCGGCGATCGCGAAGGCCGCGCCGTGGGTGTTCCTCGCGGCGGCCGTCGGCATTGCGTATTTCTCGGCGGGGCGCTGGGCATCGGTGTTGCTGCTGGTGCCGTTCGTGATGCTGGTGGTCGGGCTGCAGGCGCTGACGGGCCATTACGGCGTGAAGCTGAGCGTCAGCTACTTCCTCGGGATCGCGATCGGGCCGCTGGTCGCCGACCTGTTCTCGATCCTGTCGCCGGCCGAGCGGCGGCGCATGCGCCGCGACGGACCGTCGACGTTCGTGCTCGCACCCGACGTGAAGAGCTGGCGCGGCTACTTCCCGAATCCGCTGAAGGTGCTCGACCGCGAGCAGGTCGCATGGACGGTCGGGACGGCCGCCGTGTCGAGCGCGACGTTCGTGTTCAGCCCGGTCGCGATGACCGTGCTGATGGGCGAGATCGTCGGCGCGCGCGTGCGTCATGCGTACCAGCGCCTGACGACCGTGATCGCTGCGCGCAACGGCGTGACCGAAGCGACCTATATCGCCGAAGCGCTGATTCCGCTGATCGCGTTCGGGCTGCCGCTGAGCCCGGTGGCGGCCGGCCCGGCCGCGCCGCTGTTCAATGCGCCGCCGCGCTTCACGGTCGATGCGGCGAGCGGGCAGATCCACAACCTCCACACGCTGATGAGCTGGCCCGAGTTCCTCGGCTACGGGCTGCTGTCGATCCTGCTGGCCGCGTTGATCGCGTATCCGCTCGCGATGCACCACGCGCACCGCGCGGCATCGTTCGTCGCGAAGAAGCTGAGCCACGAAGCGATCATCGCGACCTTCGCGGGGCTGATCGTCGTGATCGGCGTATGGGAAGGGCAACTGCTGGGGCTTGCCGTGATCGTGACGGTCGGCCTGTTCGGCGGGATGCTGTCGCGCCTGTTTGCGTTCAACACAGGCGTGCAGTTCATGGGCTACTACGTCGCGGTGCTCAGCGTGCCCGCGATCGCCAGGCTGTTCTGA
- a CDS encoding hydroxymethylglutaryl-CoA reductase, degradative, protein MPIDSALPNFRSLTPGQRLSHLSRTVGLDDAEHALLAAPGALPLDTANGMIENVIGTFELPMAVAGYFRINGRDVIVPMAVEEPSIVAAASYMAKLSRAAGGFRTSSSGPLMRAQVQVIGVGDPYGARLAILRHAAELIALANSRDKMLVGLGGGCRDIEVHVFPDTPRGAMVVAHLIVDVRDAMGANTVNTMAEAVATRIEAITGGQVRLRILSNLADLRLARAEVRYAADTLATDEYPGDAVIDRVIDAYVFAATDPYRAATHNKGIMNGIDPVVVATGNDWRAVEAGAHAYASRSGRYTSLTTWERAANGDLVGTIEMPMPVGLVGGATKTHPLARLALKIMNVTSAQELGEIAVAVGLAQNLGALRALATEGIQRGHMALHARNIAVAAGATGADVDRIAQQMVAAQDVRADFAVALLAGRSGG, encoded by the coding sequence ATGCCCATCGATTCCGCCTTGCCGAACTTCCGCTCGCTCACGCCCGGGCAACGCCTGTCCCACCTGTCCCGTACCGTCGGGCTCGACGATGCCGAGCACGCGCTGCTCGCCGCGCCCGGCGCGCTGCCTCTGGACACGGCGAACGGGATGATCGAGAACGTGATCGGCACGTTCGAACTGCCGATGGCGGTTGCCGGTTACTTCCGGATCAATGGCCGTGACGTGATCGTGCCGATGGCCGTCGAGGAGCCGTCGATCGTTGCGGCCGCATCGTATATGGCGAAGCTTTCCCGCGCAGCCGGCGGCTTCCGCACGTCGAGCAGCGGGCCGCTGATGCGCGCGCAGGTGCAGGTGATCGGCGTGGGCGATCCGTACGGCGCGCGGCTCGCGATCCTGCGGCACGCGGCCGAACTGATCGCGCTCGCGAACAGCCGCGACAAGATGCTCGTCGGCCTCGGCGGCGGCTGCCGCGACATCGAGGTCCACGTGTTCCCCGATACGCCGCGCGGCGCGATGGTGGTCGCGCACCTGATCGTCGACGTGCGCGACGCGATGGGCGCAAACACGGTCAACACGATGGCCGAAGCCGTCGCGACGCGCATTGAAGCGATCACCGGGGGCCAGGTACGGTTGCGGATACTGTCCAACCTCGCGGATCTGCGCCTCGCCCGTGCAGAGGTACGGTACGCGGCCGATACGCTCGCGACCGACGAGTATCCGGGTGACGCCGTGATCGATCGCGTGATCGACGCGTACGTGTTCGCGGCGACCGACCCGTACCGCGCGGCGACACACAACAAGGGCATCATGAACGGCATCGATCCGGTCGTGGTCGCGACCGGCAACGACTGGCGCGCGGTCGAAGCCGGCGCGCACGCGTATGCGAGCCGCAGCGGGCGCTATACGTCGCTGACGACGTGGGAGAGGGCCGCCAACGGTGACCTGGTCGGCACGATCGAAATGCCGATGCCGGTGGGGCTCGTCGGCGGCGCAACGAAGACGCATCCGCTCGCGCGTCTTGCGCTGAAGATCATGAACGTGACATCCGCGCAGGAACTCGGTGAAATTGCGGTCGCGGTCGGGCTTGCGCAGAATCTCGGTGCGCTGCGCGCGCTCGCGACCGAAGGCATCCAGCGCGGCCACATGGCGCTGCATGCTCGGAACATCGCCGTCGCGGCCGGCGCGACCGGCGCGGACGTCGACCGGATCGCGCAGCAGATGGTCGCGGCGCAAGACGTGCGGGCCGACTTCGCGGTCGCGCTGCTCGCGGGCCGCAGCGGCGGCTGA
- a CDS encoding PLP-dependent aminotransferase family protein: MKQRAKASLSGAMADNLARQIEEGVLPAGAKLPSIREYAEASGCSKNTVISAFELLAADGLIEPRRGSGFFVTRRAAAAPEIDEPSSLDRAMDIVWLMREQLHVKPDVLNLGEGFPPIEWLEETRLNQYQQRIMRTSAASLFRYGSRFGYLPLRQSLQQKLAGYEIEAPPAQIVLTHGANQAMDLVLRYFVRPGDTVLVDDPGYYPLFGKLKLSGANIVGVPREIDGPDVAKLAEHIAAYRPKLFFTQSVGHNPTATDTSAAKAHRILQLADAHDLIIVEDDALADLRPRSLTRISTLDQLRRTIYIGSFSKSVSAALRVGFLACNAALASDLADVKMLTHVSSSEYCERTLDAIVSDGHFLRHTNHLQEKLRRATGTALDALERLGAEVYRPCEQNLYLWAALPGWPDSMQLAQALLERGVILAPGAVFSPQADRPSAYCRFNVAYLADKRFAQALHAIA; encoded by the coding sequence ATGAAACAGCGTGCAAAAGCCAGCCTGTCTGGCGCCATGGCGGACAATCTCGCCAGACAGATCGAGGAAGGCGTGTTGCCGGCCGGCGCGAAGCTGCCTTCCATCAGGGAATACGCCGAGGCGTCCGGCTGTTCGAAGAACACCGTGATCAGCGCGTTCGAGCTGCTCGCGGCCGACGGCCTGATCGAGCCGCGCCGCGGCTCGGGGTTCTTCGTCACGCGGCGGGCGGCAGCCGCACCCGAGATCGACGAGCCGAGTTCGCTCGACCGCGCGATGGACATCGTGTGGCTGATGCGCGAGCAGCTTCACGTGAAGCCCGACGTGCTCAATCTCGGCGAAGGTTTTCCGCCGATCGAATGGCTCGAGGAAACGCGGCTGAACCAGTACCAGCAGCGCATCATGCGCACGAGCGCCGCGTCGCTGTTCCGCTACGGCAGCCGTTTCGGCTACCTGCCGCTGCGCCAGTCGCTGCAGCAGAAGCTCGCCGGCTACGAGATCGAGGCGCCGCCCGCGCAGATCGTGCTCACCCACGGCGCGAACCAGGCGATGGACCTCGTGCTGCGCTACTTCGTGCGCCCCGGCGACACCGTGCTCGTCGACGATCCCGGCTACTACCCGCTGTTCGGCAAGCTCAAGCTGAGCGGTGCGAACATCGTCGGCGTGCCGCGCGAGATCGACGGCCCCGACGTCGCGAAGCTGGCCGAGCACATCGCCGCATACCGGCCGAAGCTGTTCTTCACGCAATCGGTCGGCCACAACCCGACCGCAACCGATACGAGCGCCGCCAAGGCGCACCGCATCCTGCAGCTCGCCGACGCACACGACCTGATCATCGTCGAGGACGATGCGCTGGCCGACCTGCGGCCGCGCTCGCTCACGCGCATCTCGACGCTCGACCAGTTGCGCCGGACCATCTATATCGGCAGCTTTTCGAAATCGGTGTCGGCCGCGCTGCGGGTCGGCTTTCTCGCGTGCAACGCGGCGCTTGCCAGCGATCTCGCCGACGTGAAGATGCTGACCCACGTCAGCAGCTCCGAATACTGCGAACGCACGCTCGACGCAATCGTCAGCGACGGCCACTTCCTCAGGCATACGAATCATCTTCAGGAGAAGCTGCGGCGCGCGACCGGCACCGCGCTCGATGCGCTCGAGCGTCTCGGCGCGGAAGTCTACCGGCCGTGCGAGCAGAACCTGTATCTGTGGGCCGCGCTGCCCGGCTGGCCGGATTCGATGCAGCTCGCGCAAGCGCTGCTGGAGCGCGGCGTGATCCTCGCGCCGGGCGCCGTGTTCTCGCCGCAGGCCGATCGCCCGTCTGCGTATTGCCGGTTCAACGTCGCGTATCTGGCGGACAAGCGTTTCGCACAGGCGTTGCACGCGATCGCATAG
- a CDS encoding epoxide hydrolase family protein: protein MSSTPFSPLRRHLLATSVAAGVSAMLPTALHAATGGSGIRPFTAHIPDDALADLRSRIAATRWPGRETVADESQGVRLARMQALLRYWGTDYDWRKGEARLNGFPMFITEIDGLDIHFIHVRSRHANAMPMIMTHGWPGSIFELLKAIGPLTDPTAHGASADDAFHVVVPSLPGFGFSGRPTRTGWGSDHIARAWGELMARLGYTRFVSQGGDCGSVISHRMAMQRVQGLAGIHVNMPATVPPDIAALLATDSPAPASLSPKEKAAYDKLATFYRDNCGYSAMMVTRPQTVGYALADSPSGQAAWMYDKISQWTYSGGVPERSIPLDEILDDISLYWLTNTATSAAQIYWEDHSNNFNAVDISLPAAITVFPGEIYQAPRSWAERSYRNLIYFNEVDKGGHFAAWEEPELFAREVRAGFRPLRRA from the coding sequence ATGTCTTCCACACCGTTTTCCCCGCTGCGTCGCCACCTGCTGGCCACTTCCGTGGCCGCCGGGGTATCCGCGATGCTGCCCACCGCGCTGCATGCCGCGACCGGCGGCAGCGGCATACGCCCGTTCACCGCGCATATTCCCGATGACGCACTGGCCGACCTGCGCAGCCGCATTGCCGCGACGCGCTGGCCGGGCCGCGAAACCGTCGCCGACGAATCGCAGGGCGTGCGGCTCGCACGCATGCAGGCGCTGCTGCGCTACTGGGGCACCGACTACGACTGGCGCAAGGGCGAGGCGCGCCTGAACGGTTTCCCGATGTTCATCACGGAAATCGACGGGCTCGACATTCATTTCATCCACGTGCGGTCGCGGCACGCGAACGCGATGCCGATGATCATGACGCACGGCTGGCCCGGTTCGATCTTCGAGCTGCTGAAGGCGATCGGCCCGCTGACCGATCCGACCGCGCACGGCGCGAGTGCCGACGACGCGTTTCATGTCGTCGTGCCGTCGTTGCCGGGTTTCGGTTTCTCGGGCCGGCCGACCAGGACGGGCTGGGGTTCCGACCACATCGCGCGCGCGTGGGGCGAGCTGATGGCGCGGCTCGGTTATACGCGCTTCGTGTCGCAGGGCGGCGACTGCGGCTCGGTGATCTCGCACCGGATGGCGATGCAGCGCGTGCAGGGGCTGGCCGGGATTCACGTGAACATGCCGGCGACGGTGCCCCCGGATATCGCGGCGCTGCTCGCGACCGATTCGCCCGCGCCGGCTTCGCTGTCGCCGAAGGAGAAGGCCGCGTACGACAAGCTCGCGACGTTCTATCGCGACAACTGCGGCTACTCGGCGATGATGGTCACGCGCCCTCAGACGGTCGGCTATGCGCTCGCCGATTCGCCGTCCGGTCAGGCCGCCTGGATGTATGACAAGATTTCGCAGTGGACCTACAGCGGCGGCGTGCCCGAACGTTCGATTCCGCTCGACGAGATTCTCGACGACATCTCGCTGTACTGGCTGACGAACACCGCGACGTCCGCCGCGCAGATCTACTGGGAGGATCACTCGAACAACTTCAACGCGGTGGACATCTCGCTGCCGGCCGCGATCACGGTGTTTCCCGGCGAGATCTACCAGGCGCCGCGCAGCTGGGCCGAGCGCAGCTATCGCAACCTGATCTACTTCAACGAAGTCGACAAGGGCGGGCACTTCGCGGCATGGGAGGAGCCGGAGCTGTTCGCCCGCGAGGTGCGTGCCGGGTTCCGGCCGCTGCGTCGCGCATAA